In Acidobacteriota bacterium, the sequence TATGGCTACCTGGACCAGTTTCCACAAGGCGAATGGTTGACTGAGAATTGCCGCTACCTTGGCCGCTCAGGATGGCTCGAACTTGATGGCGGATTTACCATTGCTGGTCTGTCCGCAATTTACAATTCGGACTGGTTTTCTCAACCTCGACCTGACGTGAGTTTGTTTGGGACGATCAGCAATAAGTCGTTTATTTACTTCAATGAATCAGACCTTCAATTGCTCCTGGGTCTTGAGCGAAACATTGATATCCTGCTGCTCCACGAATGGCCTGCCAATATCATTGACCCAGCCGACCAGGCTGAATTTGAGCAGGCCCGCCGAAGCATGCGCTATGACTGCGTTGGAAACGAAATGAGTGAGATCGTCATGCACTGGCTATCACCGAAACTGGTTTTGTGCGGTCATATGCACAAAAAGTACCGGCGGCAGCTTCAATCCTCAAAAAATGAGGCCATGACTATCTGCTGTCTGGCCAATGTCCATCAGGGCACTGAGTCGGTAGCGATCTTCGAAGCGAATCAGGACGGCGAGATCAACGAAGTTCAGTAAGAGGGTTGAAATTTGACAACTGTTCGGAAAGGGGGTTCTCTGATGAAGAAAAACCTTGAGCAGCGGATTGTCGAAGTGATCCGCGAAGAAATTGATCTATCGCCATACAATCCCGACTGGCCGCGCTTGTTTGATCTCGAAGCCGCCTTTCTGCGCAATTTTTTGCCGGAAGGGTCCCTTGGCCGCATTGAACATTTCGGCAGTACGGCGGTTCCAGGGCTGGTTGCCAAACCGATTGTTGATTTGCTCGTTGAAGTCCGAAGCCTGACCGAAGCCCAGCAACTCATCGCTCCGGCGCTGGAGTCTCAAGGCTACGACTACTTCTGGCGGATTGATGTTTCCCCACCCTATGCGTGGTTTATCAAGCGCAATCTGGAAGGCAAACGTACTCACCATCTCCATCTGGTCGAAGCCGATTCGATCCTCTGGGAACGGCTTCTGTTTCGTGATTACCTGCGCGAAAATCCTGACATTGCCTGTCAATATGCCAGCCTCAAACGCCTTCTGGCAGAACAATATCCAGCCGACCGGATTACTTACACAAAAGGCAAAACCGAATTTGTTATTAAGGCTACTGAACAGGCTAAAAGCTTTTATAATCAATAAATCGGCTTGATTGACTATGATGGTGAACTTTATTTCAGCCAATATCACGACCCAATCGAATAACAATTTTTAACTTCTTGATCAATTGCTTTTTGTTTCAGGAAACAGTCAAGTCATTCCATTAAATAAATTTAGTGAATTACTGGCCACAAACCGGCCTGACCTGACCGCCAGGAATTTGGGTGACTGTACCCGGCGGTCTTCAGTCCTGAACTCAAAACTTCAACCTGAAGAACGGGTGATTATTCGATTACCAGAGCTCAGCATCTGACCATTCACAAAGGGATCGATCAATGTGAAGTCTCACCTTCCCTAAACCGACCCAAAGGTAAACGACTTACTTTCCTCCCAGTCATAGGCATAAACAATAAAGTCAATATGCACGGTGTATTTCAACTTGAGAACCAGGTCATTCCCTTTTCGTTCAATGGTGAACTCAGTTTCTTCAGGCATGCGGGCATCGTTTCGAATTTTGACAAATTCATCATTGATTTTTTGATCTTTATATCCACGTAAGGCAGCCACACTCGCCAGTTCCCCAACTTTGTTATTAAACTCAGTCGTGGTGTACCACACTGGAATAATTTTGAAGAGAACAAACCCAACCACCCCAAGGACCAACATCGTCACATAAAACTGGCCTTTGCCCTCTCCTCGCTCTGAATACCGCCGTCTCATAAGTGCTGGAATGCGCATGCCTAAACTCCTTCTTCAAATTGAAATTTCGAGGAAAATAATTCTTCTCGAAAAAGTCAGAATTCTATTCCTAAAACCTGAGCGCAGATTGTTGCTTTCAGATTTGTTCCTGGTTGATTTGAATGGGTTTTGTGAATGATGAACGAAAGTGGTGACTCGATCAAGAACTCAATATTGGCATAAGATCCAAAGGACTACCAGATGAAAATAGGCGCAGTCGTCAACCTGAAGCATTCCACTCACTTACTTTTCGTTGGACAGTCCTGAGGGTTGCCTTTAACACCGTGGCTTCTGGAGATGGAATCTCCACCACTTCACCAATGGTTGTCGGCACAATAAACCGAACGGTGCCTCCGCTTGATTTTTTATCGAGTTG encodes:
- a CDS encoding metallophosphoesterase → MEKPFYFGAVGDVHGEMQRMVALLSGMEKKRGIQIEFVLQVGDFEPHRDEQDLQTMAAPSKYRDLGDFHHYHQGWQSFPWPIYFIGGNHEPYGYLDQFPQGEWLTENCRYLGRSGWLELDGGFTIAGLSAIYNSDWFSQPRPDVSLFGTISNKSFIYFNESDLQLLLGLERNIDILLLHEWPANIIDPADQAEFEQARRSMRYDCVGNEMSEIVMHWLSPKLVLCGHMHKKYRRQLQSSKNEAMTICCLANVHQGTESVAIFEANQDGEINEVQ
- a CDS encoding GrpB family protein — protein: MKKNLEQRIVEVIREEIDLSPYNPDWPRLFDLEAAFLRNFLPEGSLGRIEHFGSTAVPGLVAKPIVDLLVEVRSLTEAQQLIAPALESQGYDYFWRIDVSPPYAWFIKRNLEGKRTHHLHLVEADSILWERLLFRDYLRENPDIACQYASLKRLLAEQYPADRITYTKGKTEFVIKATEQAKSFYNQ